In the genome of Pseudomonas sp. LBUM920, one region contains:
- the mdeB gene encoding alpha-ketoglutarate dehydrogenase, giving the protein MNGFASAVNHTALDQVEQDEWRDALASLVANAGPERARQILDLLAREGSAPHINWKPRHGTPYINSISVEQQPVFPGDLATEERLASLVRWNALAMVVRANQAYGELGGHIASYASAADLFEVGFNHFFRARNPDFGGDLVFYQPHSAPGIYARAFLEGRLSEDDLAHYRQEIGGQQAGARGLSSYPHPWLMPDFWQFPTGSMGIGPISSIFQARFMRYLQHRGLLDTTDRHVWGVFGDGEMDEPESMSALTLAAREGLDNLTWVVNCNLQRLDGPVRGNGRIIDELEALFAGAGWNVIKLVWGSDWDALLAKDSDGSLVSTLSQTVDGQFQTFAAKDGAYNREHFFGQSESLAKLVEGMSDEQIDRLKRGGHDMVKIHAAYHAARRVKGQPTVILAQTKKGFGMGEAGQGRMTTHQQKKLDRQALIAFRNRFQLPLTDEQTESLNFFKPADDSLELRYLHQRRQALGGYVPSRSQVAAPVAVPPVKDYAGFATAADGKEMSTTMAFVRMLTHLLKDKALGPRIVPIVADEARTFGMANLFKQIGIYSSVGQRYEPEDIGSILSYREATDGQILEEGISEASAISSWVAAATSYSVHGLRMLPFYIYYSMFGFQRVGDLIWAAADQRARGFLLGATAGRTTLGGEGLQHQDGSSHLSAATVPNCHAYDPAFAGEFAVILDHGMRQMLEHDVDAFYYVTLMNENYPQPSLPQGVESAIIKGMYRLQGAPDAQVRLLGSGTLLREAQAAAQLLAEDWQVASEVFSVTSYSELARDAREVERWNRLHPQHAKRVSHVSDCLPNGAPVIAVSDYVRAVPQMITSYLSCSYTVLGTDGFGRSDTRAALRDFFEVDRHHLVLAALTALAEQGSVAREVCQQAIERYGLQTERQASWVC; this is encoded by the coding sequence ATGAATGGTTTCGCCAGTGCAGTCAATCACACGGCGTTGGATCAAGTAGAGCAGGACGAGTGGCGTGACGCACTGGCTTCGCTGGTGGCCAACGCCGGTCCCGAACGGGCGCGGCAGATCCTCGACCTGTTGGCCCGCGAAGGCAGCGCCCCGCACATCAACTGGAAACCACGTCACGGCACGCCGTACATCAACAGCATCAGCGTTGAGCAGCAGCCGGTCTTTCCCGGTGACCTCGCCACCGAAGAGCGTCTGGCTTCCCTGGTGCGCTGGAACGCGCTGGCCATGGTGGTGCGCGCCAATCAGGCGTACGGCGAGCTCGGTGGCCATATCGCCAGCTACGCCAGTGCCGCCGATTTGTTCGAAGTCGGCTTCAACCATTTTTTCCGCGCCCGCAACCCAGACTTTGGCGGCGACCTGGTGTTCTACCAGCCGCATTCCGCGCCGGGCATTTATGCGCGCGCCTTCCTGGAGGGCCGCTTGAGCGAAGACGACCTCGCGCACTACCGCCAGGAGATCGGCGGGCAACAAGCGGGCGCACGGGGTCTGTCCAGCTATCCGCACCCGTGGTTGATGCCGGACTTCTGGCAGTTCCCCACCGGTTCCATGGGGATCGGCCCGATCAGCTCGATTTTCCAGGCGCGTTTCATGCGTTACCTGCAGCATCGTGGCCTGCTCGACACCACCGACCGTCACGTCTGGGGTGTGTTCGGCGACGGCGAAATGGACGAGCCGGAAAGCATGTCGGCACTGACCCTGGCCGCCCGCGAAGGCCTGGACAACCTGACCTGGGTGGTCAACTGCAACCTGCAACGCCTCGACGGCCCAGTGCGCGGCAATGGGCGCATCATCGATGAACTGGAGGCGTTGTTTGCCGGTGCCGGCTGGAATGTGATCAAGCTGGTCTGGGGTTCAGACTGGGACGCCTTGCTCGCCAAGGACAGTGACGGCTCGCTGGTAAGCACGCTGTCGCAGACCGTCGACGGGCAATTCCAGACCTTCGCCGCCAAAGACGGCGCCTACAACCGTGAGCACTTTTTCGGGCAGAGCGAGTCACTGGCCAAGTTGGTCGAGGGCATGAGTGACGAGCAAATCGACCGCCTTAAGCGTGGCGGCCACGACATGGTCAAGATCCACGCCGCCTACCACGCCGCGCGCCGGGTCAAGGGCCAGCCGACGGTGATCCTGGCGCAGACCAAAAAGGGCTTCGGCATGGGCGAAGCCGGGCAGGGCAGGATGACCACGCACCAACAGAAGAAGCTTGATCGGCAGGCGCTGATCGCCTTCCGCAATCGCTTCCAGTTGCCGCTGACGGACGAGCAGACCGAATCGCTGAACTTCTTCAAACCGGCCGACGACAGCCTTGAACTGCGCTACCTGCATCAACGCCGCCAGGCGCTCGGCGGTTACGTACCGAGCCGCAGTCAGGTCGCAGCGCCGGTGGCGGTGCCGCCAGTGAAGGATTACGCCGGTTTCGCCACGGCGGCTGACGGCAAGGAAATGTCCACCACCATGGCCTTCGTGCGCATGCTCACCCACCTGCTCAAGGACAAGGCCCTCGGCCCGCGCATCGTGCCGATTGTGGCCGATGAGGCGCGCACCTTTGGCATGGCCAACCTGTTCAAGCAGATCGGCATCTATTCCAGCGTTGGCCAGCGCTACGAGCCCGAAGACATCGGCTCGATCCTCAGCTACCGCGAGGCCACCGACGGGCAGATCCTCGAGGAAGGCATCAGCGAAGCCAGTGCCATCAGCTCGTGGGTGGCAGCGGCCACCAGCTACTCGGTGCACGGCCTGCGCATGTTGCCGTTCTACATCTATTACTCGATGTTCGGCTTCCAGCGCGTCGGCGACCTGATCTGGGCCGCCGCCGACCAGCGCGCCCGCGGCTTCCTGCTTGGCGCCACGGCCGGGCGCACCACCCTGGGCGGCGAAGGGTTGCAGCACCAGGACGGCAGCAGCCACCTCAGCGCCGCCACCGTGCCTAATTGCCACGCCTACGACCCGGCGTTTGCCGGCGAGTTTGCGGTGATCCTCGACCACGGCATGCGCCAGATGCTGGAACACGATGTGGACGCGTTCTACTACGTAACGCTGATGAACGAAAACTACCCGCAGCCAAGCCTGCCGCAGGGCGTGGAGTCAGCGATTATCAAAGGCATGTACCGCTTGCAAGGTGCGCCAGATGCCCAAGTGCGCTTGCTGGGTTCGGGCACGCTGCTGCGCGAGGCCCAGGCCGCCGCGCAGTTACTGGCCGAGGATTGGCAAGTGGCGAGCGAGGTGTTCAGCGTCACCAGTTACAGTGAGCTGGCGCGGGATGCGCGGGAAGTGGAGCGGTGGAATCGCTTGCATCCCCAGCACGCCAAGCGCGTCAGCCATGTGAGTGACTGCTTGCCCAACGGCGCGCCGGTGATTGCGGTGTCCGACTATGTGCGGGCGGTGCCGCAGATGATCACTTCTTACCTGAGCTGCAGCTACACCGTGCTCGGCACCGACGGTTTTGGTCGCAGTGATACACGGGCAGCGTTGCGTGATTTCTTTGAAGTGGATCGCCATCACCTGGTGCTGGCAGCGCTGACGGCGTTGGCGGAGCAGGGGAGTGTGGCGCGGGAGGTGTGTCAGCAGGCGATTGAGCGCTATGGCTTGCAGACGGAACGCCAAGCGTCCTGGGTTTGCTGA
- a CDS encoding DUF1289 domain-containing protein has protein sequence MPNHTIKTPCVGLCSTVYGDLVCRGCKRYHHEVIQWNGYNAEEKQAVWLRLEQLLVQVMASKLEVFDSQRLRQQLEDRKIRFMPHQSPYCWAYQLIARGARVISKLDAYGLALLPEFRERNLADLRDAIDREFFLLSEAHYERYIAPVFLKEAFGPALIATR, from the coding sequence ATGCCCAATCACACCATCAAGACCCCCTGCGTCGGCCTGTGCTCTACCGTTTACGGTGACCTGGTCTGCCGGGGCTGCAAGCGTTATCACCATGAGGTGATTCAGTGGAATGGCTACAACGCCGAGGAGAAGCAGGCGGTGTGGCTGCGCCTGGAGCAGTTGCTGGTGCAGGTGATGGCCAGCAAGCTGGAAGTGTTCGACTCACAACGCCTGCGCCAGCAGTTGGAAGACCGCAAGATTCGCTTTATGCCGCACCAGTCGCCGTATTGCTGGGCGTACCAGTTGATTGCGCGGGGCGCGCGGGTGATTTCCAAGCTGGATGCGTATGGCTTGGCATTGTTGCCGGAGTTTCGTGAGCGCAACCTTGCGGATTTGCGTGATGCGATTGATCGGGAATTTTTCCTGTTGTCCGAGGCGCACTACGAGCGCTACATCGCGCCGGTTTTTTTGAAGGAGGCATTTGGGCCAGCCCTGATTGCCACGCGCTAA
- a CDS encoding ribonucleotide-diphosphate reductase subunit beta, whose product MLSWDEVDNEDTGAAVIKGANAGHASEANMDRLDGAGAAAALEARNVTANDSAAIVRAKAALDKLDVAEGLAELEGSAARVAVDEKRMINCRADLNQLVPFKYDWAWQKYLDGCANHWMPQEVNMTADIALWKNPEGLTDDERRIVMRNLGFFSTADSLVANNLVLAVYRLITNPECRQYILRQAFEEAIHTHAYQYCIESLAMDEGEIFNMYHEIPSVAKKAAWGLKYTRSISDPKFETGTVETDKELLRNLVAYYCVLEGIFFYCGFTQILSMGRRNKMTGVAEQFQYILRDESMHLNFGIDVINQIKIENPHLWDAEMKEEATQMILQGTQLEIEYARDTMPRGVLGMNAAMMEDYLKFIANRRLSQIGLKEEYPGTTNPFPWMSEIMDLKKEKNFFETRVIEYQTGGALSWD is encoded by the coding sequence ATGCTGAGTTGGGATGAAGTCGATAACGAAGACACCGGTGCAGCGGTGATCAAGGGCGCCAACGCCGGGCATGCCAGCGAAGCCAACATGGACCGCCTTGACGGTGCCGGCGCCGCGGCCGCACTGGAAGCGCGCAACGTGACTGCCAACGACTCCGCCGCCATCGTGCGCGCCAAGGCCGCCCTGGACAAACTCGACGTCGCCGAAGGCCTCGCCGAGCTGGAAGGTTCCGCCGCCCGCGTCGCCGTTGACGAAAAGCGCATGATCAACTGCCGCGCCGACCTCAACCAACTCGTGCCCTTCAAGTACGACTGGGCCTGGCAGAAATACCTCGACGGCTGCGCCAACCACTGGATGCCGCAAGAGGTCAACATGACCGCCGACATCGCCCTGTGGAAAAACCCCGAAGGCCTGACCGACGACGAGCGTCGCATCGTCATGCGCAACCTCGGCTTCTTCTCCACCGCCGACTCCCTGGTTGCCAACAACCTGGTGCTGGCCGTGTACCGCCTGATCACCAACCCGGAGTGCCGCCAGTACATCCTGCGCCAGGCCTTCGAAGAAGCGATCCACACCCACGCCTACCAGTACTGCATCGAATCGCTGGCCATGGATGAAGGCGAGATCTTCAACATGTACCACGAGATTCCATCGGTCGCTAAAAAAGCCGCCTGGGGCCTGAAGTACACCCGCTCGATCTCCGATCCGAAGTTCGAAACCGGCACCGTCGAAACCGACAAAGAATTGCTGCGCAACCTGGTCGCCTACTACTGCGTCCTGGAAGGCATCTTCTTCTACTGCGGCTTCACCCAGATCCTGTCCATGGGCCGTCGCAACAAAATGACCGGCGTCGCCGAGCAGTTCCAGTACATCCTGCGCGACGAGTCGATGCACCTGAACTTCGGTATCGACGTGATCAACCAGATCAAAATCGAAAACCCACACTTGTGGGATGCCGAGATGAAAGAAGAAGCGACCCAGATGATCCTGCAAGGGACTCAGCTGGAGATTGAATATGCGCGTGACACCATGCCGCGCGGCGTGTTGGGCATGAACGCGGCGATGATGGAGGACTACCTCAAGTTCATCGCGAACCGTCGTCTGTCGCAGATCGGCTTGAAGGAAGAGTATCCGGGCACCACCAACCCGTTCCCGTGGATGAGCGAGATCATGGACTTGAAGAAAGAGAAGAACTTCTTCGAAACCCGCGTGATCGAGTATCAGACCGGCGGCGCGTTGAGCTGGGACTGA